Proteins found in one Serratia plymuthica genomic segment:
- a CDS encoding MFS transporter, whose translation MNYSQKTCLLLLITSNFFSSIAVSIGMYIIPWYISNEGGQPKLLAAMATASSLLLIFVTPWIGMLVDKFNRKNLLTVVNAIVFVAFVLAIFSRYLSFDIIFPLIASYFVIQFYYAIFYIARQGFIKDIFNGDYLSRTNSLLEMESQASTLISALLVISASSYFSYDAIFTILAALVAISLVILLAIPYQRRSSAVLHMPKGSLFQLQPESRDILVYLLMGAIPFVCIMVVNVIQAPFMHEVLNASIESYASFGIIYGLGAILVSILLGWLSQKFPARKLVHIFTGGFALTVLVIATTPTLPVVLFCAFFLGFFNSASRISSQNVVLNEVESEKIGRVFSTGQLFTLINRVIATGLAVFLFQDGYEHAWIYILAISITAPASLMLWSFFSNRPQRIRRF comes from the coding sequence ATGAATTACTCGCAAAAAACTTGCTTACTCTTACTGATAACGTCTAATTTTTTTTCATCCATTGCAGTAAGCATAGGGATGTATATCATCCCTTGGTATATAAGCAATGAAGGCGGGCAGCCAAAACTATTAGCCGCTATGGCAACAGCATCTTCACTACTTCTGATCTTTGTCACACCATGGATTGGCATGCTTGTCGACAAATTTAACAGAAAAAATTTACTTACGGTCGTCAATGCCATTGTATTCGTTGCGTTCGTTTTGGCAATTTTCAGCCGGTATCTTTCCTTTGACATTATATTCCCACTGATCGCCTCTTACTTTGTCATTCAATTTTACTATGCCATTTTTTATATAGCACGACAGGGATTTATAAAGGATATATTTAATGGCGATTATCTTTCACGTACCAACTCTCTCCTTGAAATGGAATCTCAGGCGTCGACATTAATATCTGCCTTATTAGTTATTTCTGCATCATCCTATTTTAGCTACGACGCCATATTTACGATATTGGCGGCGCTGGTTGCCATTTCTCTGGTCATCTTGCTAGCGATACCTTATCAGCGGCGTTCATCGGCAGTTCTCCATATGCCTAAGGGCTCACTGTTTCAACTCCAACCGGAAAGTCGCGATATCCTTGTGTATCTGCTGATGGGAGCAATACCCTTTGTCTGCATCATGGTTGTTAATGTCATACAAGCACCTTTTATGCATGAAGTATTGAATGCATCCATAGAGTCTTATGCTTCTTTCGGCATCATTTATGGTTTAGGGGCAATATTGGTCAGCATTTTATTGGGTTGGTTGTCGCAAAAATTCCCTGCCAGAAAGCTCGTTCACATTTTTACCGGCGGATTCGCGCTCACAGTATTAGTGATTGCCACGACCCCGACCCTACCGGTTGTGCTGTTCTGTGCCTTCTTTCTCGGTTTTTTCAACTCTGCATCACGCATTAGCAGCCAAAATGTTGTGCTGAATGAAGTAGAGAGCGAAAAAATCGGCCGTGTGTTTTCCACCGGGCAATTATTTACCTTAATCAATCGCGTTATAGCCACCGGGTTGGCTGTATTTTTATTCCAGGACGGTTATGAACACGCGTGGATTTATATCCTTGCTATCAGCATAACCGCCCCGGCAAGTTTAATGCTGTGGTCGTTTTTCAGCAACCGACCACAAAGAATAAGGAGATTTTAA
- a CDS encoding DUF4282 domain-containing protein, which yields MKNIFFFDAMLTPKIITGVYWLCLLCILVGGIGAMFYGEFFRGLFGIILGGVFTRVCFEMIIIAFKNNEYLRKIAEKP from the coding sequence ATGAAAAATATTTTCTTTTTTGACGCGATGCTGACGCCGAAAATCATCACCGGCGTTTACTGGCTTTGCCTGTTGTGCATTCTTGTTGGCGGGATTGGGGCGATGTTCTACGGGGAGTTCTTCCGTGGCCTGTTCGGGATTATTCTCGGCGGCGTGTTTACCCGCGTCTGTTTTGAAATGATCATCATTGCATTCAAAAATAACGAATATCTGCGCAAAATCGCCGAAAAGCCTTAA
- a CDS encoding histidine phosphatase family protein: MRNKIGHKILGCLAALLLCSQSAQAQETLIFVRHGEKPANNSGQLTCKGLNRALALPQVLLGRYGKPDFIFAAGPKENKSGSSLRALSTIMPTAVRAELPINIQFHANDIAGLEQELLSEKYQSARVFIAWEHKNLDQAVKNIVAARGGDANQVPKWPGSDFDSIFVVTLDNSGRVNKVSFKQESEGLTQLAETCPSAG, translated from the coding sequence ATGCGCAACAAGATAGGCCACAAAATACTGGGCTGTTTGGCGGCATTGCTGCTGTGCAGCCAGAGCGCACAGGCGCAGGAAACGCTGATCTTCGTCCGGCACGGGGAGAAACCCGCCAACAACAGTGGCCAGTTGACCTGTAAGGGGTTGAACCGCGCATTGGCATTACCGCAGGTGCTGCTGGGCCGCTACGGCAAACCGGACTTTATCTTTGCCGCCGGGCCGAAAGAGAACAAAAGCGGCAGTTCGCTGCGCGCTTTATCGACCATTATGCCCACCGCCGTGCGTGCAGAGTTACCCATCAACATTCAGTTCCACGCCAACGACATCGCCGGGCTTGAACAAGAGCTGCTCAGCGAGAAATACCAGAGCGCACGCGTCTTTATCGCCTGGGAACACAAGAACCTCGACCAGGCGGTGAAAAACATCGTTGCCGCACGCGGTGGCGACGCCAATCAGGTACCCAAATGGCCGGGCAGCGACTTCGACAGCATTTTTGTGGTCACGCTGGATAACAGCGGCAGAGTGAATAAGGTGTCATTCAAGCAGGAAAGTGAGGGGCTGACTCAATTGGCGGAGACCTGCCCATCCGCAGGGTAA
- a CDS encoding LuxR family transcriptional regulator codes for MLSTLNENQLITGTLREYIDRKLSSLGSPAYAYTVVRKNNPSDVLIISSYPDEWVDLYRANNFQLTDPVILTAFKRVSPFVWDENITRMSDKIFSLSRRYNIVNGFTFVLHDPMNSLALLSVVIGSNGQGELEKRLSSDCGAMQMLLIDFNEQMYRLAGSVSSGTRKHHADVDKPIFTPRENEVLYWSSMGKTYGEIAAIAGISLSTVKFHMGNIVVKLGVSNARQAIRLGVELGLMTPVATAARR; via the coding sequence ATGCTTTCTACCCTCAATGAAAATCAGCTCATAACGGGAACGCTTCGGGAGTATATCGACAGGAAGTTATCCTCACTCGGTAGCCCGGCATACGCCTACACGGTTGTCAGGAAGAACAATCCGTCGGATGTTCTCATTATTTCCAGTTACCCTGACGAATGGGTGGATCTCTACCGCGCCAATAATTTCCAGCTCACTGACCCGGTGATTCTGACTGCGTTCAAACGCGTCTCGCCTTTTGTATGGGACGAAAATATTACCCGGATGTCAGATAAAATATTTTCCCTCTCCAGGCGGTACAACATCGTTAACGGCTTCACCTTCGTGTTGCATGACCCTATGAACAGCCTGGCGTTGCTGTCTGTCGTCATCGGCAGTAACGGACAAGGGGAGCTGGAAAAGCGGCTATCGTCCGATTGCGGGGCCATGCAGATGTTACTGATCGATTTTAATGAACAGATGTATCGTCTCGCCGGGTCGGTCTCCTCCGGTACGCGGAAGCATCATGCGGACGTAGACAAACCCATTTTCACCCCACGGGAGAATGAGGTGCTGTATTGGTCCAGCATGGGGAAAACCTATGGGGAGATTGCCGCCATCGCGGGTATTTCCCTGAGTACGGTGAAGTTCCACATGGGTAATATTGTGGTCAAACTGGGCGTCAGCAATGCCCGTCAGGCTATCCGACTGGGCGTTGAGTTGGGGCTTATGACACCGGTAGCGACAGCGGCCAGGCGATAA
- a CDS encoding sensor domain-containing diguanylate cyclase yields the protein MLRHLSKNEDERQASIDALEGLDTSHNDAIHNVLDLTCRLLQVPGCFICLYGSKKIWIKAKINTELQDIDFNSPLFNFVRHSGKPLICKDAQQDKRFASDLMVTGPAAIRHYVAMPLRTREGYIIGALCITDKQPRLFSAVRAGLLSNMATIVIELIEAQSEIGLVDAVTRFPNRQRLMGEIGNLSSAPGEYALILLDTIDIKYAYEMARSFGLSAVELVLVDIGHFLKGTFLGEQLLYSISPGRFATIIDAQKTHSVIGMLETCAERIRHEVRGIVPLKLELYAGYTLFSVQDSNPQEVLREATSALHDAIDENLTVSAYNVSKDAIRKYKFNLLNELAESLKQRVGLYLEYQPKVELISKQIVGAEALLRWQHPVLGAIPTGDFIRLAENTSLIKPLTEFVISQATREVFRLRQAGVNIPVSINVTAENFAEKHFSDRLDDALGHYNLQPQDIEIECLESQRILESGEALACLQTLKAKGYTIALDDFGAGYSNLNYLRHIPASVIKLDGSLIKNLRTDSESRIVVQSIIDMLHKLNYVVLAEGVEDQESLHYLEQYGCDIAQGFYFSPSVSLEKLCVLLNTHPQRLKIS from the coding sequence ATGCTTAGACACCTCAGTAAAAACGAAGATGAACGGCAAGCCTCGATCGATGCCCTGGAAGGGCTTGATACCAGCCATAATGACGCTATCCATAATGTGTTGGATCTGACGTGCAGGCTTCTGCAAGTGCCCGGTTGTTTTATCTGTCTCTACGGCTCAAAAAAAATCTGGATCAAGGCAAAAATCAATACCGAATTGCAGGATATCGATTTTAACAGTCCGCTCTTCAACTTTGTCCGGCATAGCGGTAAACCGCTGATCTGCAAGGATGCCCAACAGGACAAACGTTTCGCATCAGACCTGATGGTCACCGGCCCCGCCGCCATTCGCCACTATGTCGCCATGCCTTTACGTACCCGCGAAGGCTATATCATCGGGGCGTTATGCATCACCGACAAACAACCGCGTTTGTTTTCGGCCGTCAGGGCCGGTTTGCTCAGTAATATGGCCACCATCGTTATTGAGCTGATTGAGGCACAAAGTGAGATTGGTTTGGTCGATGCGGTAACGCGTTTCCCTAATCGCCAGAGGCTAATGGGTGAGATCGGCAATTTGTCGTCGGCCCCCGGTGAATATGCCTTGATCCTGCTCGATACGATCGACATTAAATACGCCTACGAAATGGCGCGCTCTTTCGGCCTCTCGGCTGTGGAGCTGGTGTTGGTGGATATTGGGCATTTTCTAAAAGGCACGTTTCTTGGCGAGCAACTTTTATACAGCATTTCTCCGGGCCGTTTCGCCACCATTATCGATGCCCAAAAAACACACTCGGTAATCGGCATGCTGGAAACCTGTGCAGAGCGGATCCGCCATGAAGTGCGCGGTATCGTGCCATTGAAACTGGAGCTTTATGCCGGCTACACCCTGTTCTCGGTCCAGGACAGCAACCCGCAAGAGGTGTTGCGCGAAGCGACCAGCGCCTTGCATGACGCCATAGATGAGAACCTGACCGTCTCGGCATATAACGTATCGAAGGATGCCATACGTAAATACAAATTCAATTTGCTCAATGAACTGGCGGAAAGCCTGAAACAAAGGGTCGGCTTGTATCTTGAGTATCAACCCAAAGTTGAGCTGATCTCGAAGCAGATTGTGGGGGCGGAAGCGCTGCTGCGCTGGCAGCATCCGGTGCTGGGGGCAATCCCCACCGGTGACTTTATTCGTCTCGCAGAGAACACGTCGCTGATCAAACCCCTCACCGAGTTTGTGATTTCACAGGCGACCCGCGAGGTCTTCAGGTTGCGTCAGGCAGGGGTCAATATCCCCGTATCGATCAATGTCACCGCCGAGAACTTTGCCGAGAAACACTTTTCTGACAGGCTGGACGACGCACTCGGCCACTATAATCTGCAACCCCAAGATATCGAGATCGAATGTCTGGAATCACAGCGGATCCTGGAAAGCGGTGAGGCGTTAGCCTGTTTGCAGACGCTCAAGGCCAAAGGTTACACCATTGCGCTGGATGACTTCGGCGCCGGCTACAGCAATCTAAACTACCTGCGTCATATCCCCGCCAGCGTGATTAAACTGGATGGTTCCTTGATCAAAAACTTGAGAACGGACAGCGAGAGCCGCATCGTGGTGCAAAGCATTATTGATATGTTACATAAGCTTAATTATGTCGTGTTGGCCGAAGGCGTAGAAGATCAAGAGTCATTGCACTACCTTGAGCAATACGGTTGCGATATCGCTCAGGGATTTTATTTCTCCCCGTCAGTCAGCCTGGAGAAACTGTGTGTGCTGCTCAATACCCACCCTCAGCGGTTAAAGATATCCTGA
- a CDS encoding diguanylate cyclase domain-containing protein, which translates to MFEPCFPENEAERLSVLNSLNVLDTNSVEKLDRITRLAAKYFGVSIALISLIDRDRQWFLSRFGLDARETPRNISFCGHAILQRETLVVPDTAADPRFFDNPLVTGGPKIGFYAGQPLLSLDGLPLGTLCIIDSRPQAFSRDLVRDLHDFAAVIEEHLHGVERDIYTESLKSNLQRTEALFEQTFSQAAVGMALVSLEGYWLRVNPRICEMLQYSERELLDRTFQDITHSDDLHIDLGLLKQLLANEIETYSMEKRYYRADGSIIWVQLTVSLNRLPNGNPHHFISVIVDISERKAAEADLFALQHELEERVELRTRELSVVVNKLNREIDSRVLTEHQLSAEKERLRAITDNMPALISQIDNNERYLFANSAYKAWFGLDEARLKEMTVRDLVGEAAYVRAKPVIERALCGETASFENELQTRQGLLTVHTTLVPCETQGFYILSMDITELKHLQQRLEYDVTHDMLTGLTNRRAFLRRLAGTLQSCCPQQQMALLFIDLDGFKAINDTFGHDFGDLILKTFAKLLSACAGTGNSASRLAGDEFTVILWPLMHPERQVTEFCEKLLTQLAAITHIGNQKVSLSASIGAAIASDGNISAEALLTKADDAMYQAKSAGKKTYRIR; encoded by the coding sequence ATGTTCGAGCCATGCTTTCCAGAAAATGAAGCCGAACGTCTGTCGGTTCTGAATTCGTTGAACGTATTGGACACGAATTCAGTGGAAAAATTGGACCGCATCACGCGGCTGGCCGCAAAATATTTTGGCGTCAGCATTGCGCTGATTTCTCTGATAGACCGCGATCGCCAATGGTTTTTGTCGCGCTTTGGCCTGGATGCCAGGGAGACGCCACGCAATATTTCTTTCTGCGGGCACGCCATTTTGCAGCGAGAGACCCTGGTGGTGCCCGATACCGCCGCCGACCCGCGTTTTTTCGATAACCCCCTGGTCACCGGCGGCCCAAAGATTGGGTTCTACGCCGGGCAACCCTTGCTCTCGCTGGATGGTCTGCCGCTGGGTACGCTGTGTATTATCGATAGTCGTCCTCAGGCATTTTCTCGTGACTTGGTCCGCGACTTACATGATTTTGCCGCGGTAATCGAAGAACACCTGCATGGTGTTGAGCGTGATATTTATACCGAAAGCCTGAAATCTAACCTGCAGCGCACCGAAGCCCTGTTTGAACAGACATTTTCTCAGGCGGCGGTCGGCATGGCCCTGGTCTCGCTGGAAGGCTATTGGTTGCGCGTCAACCCGCGCATTTGCGAAATGCTGCAGTATTCTGAACGGGAATTGCTGGATCGCACGTTCCAGGACATCACCCATTCGGACGATCTGCATATCGACCTTGGCCTGCTGAAACAGTTGCTCGCCAACGAGATAGAAACCTATTCGATGGAAAAACGTTATTACCGCGCAGATGGCTCAATTATTTGGGTTCAACTTACGGTGTCTCTTAACCGCTTGCCGAATGGCAATCCCCACCATTTTATTTCGGTCATCGTGGATATCAGCGAGCGTAAAGCGGCTGAGGCCGATTTGTTCGCGTTGCAGCATGAACTGGAAGAACGGGTCGAACTGCGCACCCGGGAGCTCAGTGTGGTGGTCAATAAACTCAATCGCGAAATTGACAGCAGGGTCCTTACCGAACATCAACTTAGCGCGGAGAAAGAACGTCTGCGCGCTATTACCGACAATATGCCGGCCCTGATCAGCCAGATTGACAACAATGAACGTTATCTCTTCGCCAACAGCGCTTATAAGGCCTGGTTTGGCCTGGATGAAGCGCGCCTCAAGGAAATGACGGTACGAGATTTGGTGGGGGAGGCCGCTTATGTGAGGGCCAAACCTGTGATCGAAAGAGCGTTATGCGGGGAAACCGCCAGTTTTGAGAATGAACTTCAGACGCGGCAAGGGTTATTGACGGTCCATACCACATTGGTGCCCTGTGAAACGCAGGGTTTCTATATTCTGTCCATGGATATCACCGAGCTTAAACACTTGCAGCAGCGGCTGGAATACGATGTCACCCACGACATGCTGACAGGGTTAACCAACCGACGCGCTTTCCTGCGCCGGCTGGCCGGTACATTGCAGAGTTGTTGTCCTCAACAGCAGATGGCGCTGTTGTTCATCGACCTCGACGGTTTCAAAGCCATCAACGATACCTTCGGCCACGATTTTGGCGATCTGATCCTGAAGACTTTCGCCAAACTTCTCAGCGCCTGTGCCGGCACCGGCAACAGTGCGTCGCGGTTAGCCGGAGATGAGTTTACGGTCATCCTGTGGCCGCTAATGCACCCGGAGCGGCAGGTCACAGAATTTTGCGAGAAGCTGCTCACGCAGCTGGCGGCGATAACGCACATCGGCAACCAGAAGGTGAGCCTGTCCGCGAGTATCGGCGCAGCGATTGCCTCAGACGGCAATATCAGCGCTGAAGCGTTACTGACCAAAGCCGATGACGCCATGTACCAGGCGAAGTCCGCAGGCAAAAAGACATACAGGATCCGTTAG
- a CDS encoding ParA family protein — protein MKIISLFNHKGGVSKTTTTFNMGWMLAQLGHKVLIVDADPQCNLTALTLGYSTTDDFDVIYKNNPNCDIYTCIKPVVDGSLGKVIPADPIVTSNPQLSLLCGSISLSEIETQIGVALTTSTAIPAIRNIPGSIGAFLRETGKKHEFDYILVDMSPSVGALNECLLMCSDYFIVPTSPDFFCAQAIKSLAKVLPRWNSEINNFRDEAILYPFPVEPPKFIGFISQKYRPRNNQPVKSFQRWIDVIKGEVTNTLIPSLMPVNMSISEAEFVNGSSSKEPFNLANISDFNSLIAQSQRHSTPVFALSDAQIEQSGVILETMKENRKEFRDNFITLANSVANLAR, from the coding sequence GTGAAAATAATATCTTTATTCAATCATAAAGGTGGTGTTAGTAAGACCACAACTACTTTTAATATGGGATGGATGCTAGCTCAACTTGGCCATAAAGTTTTGATAGTTGATGCAGATCCACAATGTAACTTAACGGCTTTAACGCTAGGTTATTCAACTACGGATGATTTTGATGTAATATATAAAAATAATCCAAATTGTGATATTTACACCTGCATTAAGCCAGTTGTTGATGGTTCTTTAGGTAAGGTTATTCCAGCCGATCCAATTGTTACATCTAATCCACAGTTAAGCTTATTATGTGGCAGTATATCTTTGTCAGAAATAGAAACTCAGATTGGGGTTGCGTTGACAACTAGCACTGCTATTCCGGCTATTAGGAATATTCCAGGGAGTATAGGTGCGTTTTTGCGAGAAACAGGGAAAAAACACGAGTTTGATTATATTCTAGTTGATATGAGTCCCAGTGTTGGTGCATTGAATGAATGTCTACTGATGTGTAGTGACTATTTTATTGTACCGACATCACCAGACTTTTTCTGTGCTCAAGCTATTAAATCACTCGCAAAGGTTCTCCCTAGGTGGAATAGTGAAATAAATAACTTTCGAGATGAGGCGATTTTATATCCTTTCCCAGTGGAACCACCAAAATTTATTGGTTTTATTTCCCAGAAGTATCGTCCGAGAAATAATCAGCCGGTTAAATCTTTCCAGCGATGGATTGATGTTATTAAGGGTGAGGTTACAAATACATTAATACCTTCTTTAATGCCAGTTAATATGTCGATATCAGAGGCTGAGTTTGTTAATGGAAGTTCTTCGAAAGAACCGTTTAATTTAGCAAATATTTCTGACTTTAACTCACTTATAGCTCAATCACAGAGGCATAGCACACCTGTATTTGCTCTGTCAGATGCACAAATAGAGCAAAGTGGAGTAATTCTTGAAACAATGAAAGAAAATAGAAAGGAGTTTAGAGATAATTTCATAACACTGGCTAATTCCGTTGCTAATTTAGCAAGGTAA
- a CDS encoding esterase-like activity of phytase family protein has product MHITKTRLALLAGCMALSGNLWADAQPAQAILAGHALLPVKSSISAPQDAPTDLRQSGKYTSGKRVSELGSVAGKSADRMTGIGLPINGQPLQGHSGIKHMPDGTYWVLTDNGFGSKANSPDAMLYLNHYKIDFSTGTVTPLKTVFLHDPDQKVPFHIINESTEKRYLTGSDFDPESFQFADNALWIGDEFGPYLIKADLDGKVLAVFDTKVDGKVVKSPDNPTLTLPGAPDGKQNFQVARSKGFEGMAASPDGSKLYPLLEGALWDGEKFENVDGKRYLRVLEFDVKQQAWTGRSWQYVLEDNQNAIGDFNMIDATRGLVIERDNGEGTPDKACAAGAPTDNCFSQVAKFKRVYKIAFSDANVGKPVEKLAYIDLLNIQDPNKLARKPLNDGVLTFPFFTIENVDVVDGSHIIVGNDNNFPFSSSRQPNVADDNEFILLDVKDLLKP; this is encoded by the coding sequence ATGCACATCACCAAAACCCGTTTGGCGCTGTTGGCCGGCTGTATGGCATTAAGCGGCAACCTGTGGGCCGACGCGCAGCCGGCGCAAGCGATACTGGCCGGGCATGCGCTGCTGCCGGTTAAATCCAGCATCTCCGCGCCACAGGATGCGCCGACCGATTTACGGCAAAGCGGCAAATACACCAGCGGCAAGCGCGTGAGCGAACTGGGTAGCGTGGCGGGCAAATCTGCCGATCGCATGACCGGCATCGGCCTGCCGATCAATGGCCAACCCTTGCAGGGCCATTCCGGCATCAAACATATGCCCGACGGCACCTACTGGGTGCTGACCGACAACGGCTTTGGCAGCAAGGCCAACTCGCCGGACGCCATGCTGTATCTTAATCACTACAAAATCGACTTCAGCACCGGCACGGTTACGCCGCTGAAGACGGTATTCCTGCACGACCCGGACCAGAAGGTGCCCTTCCATATCATCAATGAGAGCACCGAAAAACGTTACCTGACCGGCAGCGATTTCGACCCGGAGAGCTTCCAGTTCGCCGACAATGCGCTGTGGATCGGCGACGAATTCGGTCCTTACCTGATCAAGGCCGATCTGGACGGCAAGGTGCTGGCGGTGTTCGATACCAAGGTGGACGGCAAGGTGGTGAAATCGCCGGATAACCCGACGCTGACCCTGCCGGGCGCACCGGACGGCAAACAGAACTTCCAGGTGGCGCGCTCCAAGGGCTTTGAAGGCATGGCGGCGTCGCCGGACGGCAGCAAACTCTACCCGCTGCTGGAAGGCGCGCTGTGGGACGGCGAGAAGTTTGAAAACGTCGACGGCAAACGCTACCTGCGGGTGCTGGAATTTGACGTGAAACAGCAGGCATGGACCGGCCGCAGCTGGCAATACGTACTGGAAGACAACCAGAACGCCATCGGCGATTTCAATATGATCGACGCCACGCGCGGCCTGGTGATTGAGCGCGACAACGGCGAAGGCACGCCGGACAAAGCCTGCGCTGCGGGTGCGCCGACCGACAATTGCTTCAGCCAGGTGGCGAAGTTCAAACGGGTGTATAAAATCGCCTTCTCGGATGCCAACGTCGGCAAACCGGTGGAAAAACTGGCGTATATCGATCTGCTGAACATTCAGGACCCGAACAAGCTGGCGCGCAAGCCGCTTAACGACGGCGTACTGACCTTCCCGTTCTTCACCATTGAAAACGTCGACGTGGTGGATGGCAGCCATATCATCGTCGGCAACGACAATAACTTCCCGTTCTCCTCCAGCCGCCAGCCGAACGTGGCGGACGATAACGAATTTATCCTGCTGGACGTGAAAGATCTGCTGAAGCCTTAA
- a CDS encoding cyanate transporter, with protein sequence MLNHSVSPATSRRGFNPLLWALVLIGLNMRPLLTSVGPLLPTLRQATGLSFGGAALLTTLPVLMMGLMALAGGAINRLFSERSSVVLSLLAIGLGAAWRELAPGSTQLMLSAVLGGLGIGVIQAVMPGIIKHHFLKRMALVAGLWSAALMGGGGLGAAITPWLMSAGHDWHGALAWWAAPALMALIAWWPVSRGLARLAPSGASAGPSLLFSRRAWLLGAYFGLINGGYTSLIAWLPPYYMQLGWQPQASGTLLALMTFGQVIGALLLPAVARAQDRRPLLLLALVMQLIGFIGLIYLPQTLPWLWVLIAGLGLGGAFPLCLVLALDHIPHPAAAGRLVAFMQGIGFLLAGMTPYLSGLLRDYSGGFTLDWQIHALLVVVLIAITGRFHPRSYRQACSE encoded by the coding sequence GTGTTAAATCATTCCGTTTCCCCCGCCACCTCGCGCCGCGGGTTTAACCCGCTGCTGTGGGCGCTGGTGCTGATTGGCCTGAATATGCGGCCCTTGTTGACCTCTGTCGGCCCGCTGCTGCCGACGCTGCGGCAGGCTACCGGGCTGAGCTTTGGTGGCGCTGCGCTGCTGACGACCTTGCCGGTGCTGATGATGGGGCTGATGGCGTTGGCGGGCGGGGCGATCAACCGCCTGTTCAGCGAACGGAGCAGCGTGGTGCTGAGCCTGCTGGCGATCGGCCTCGGCGCCGCCTGGCGCGAACTGGCGCCGGGCAGCACGCAACTGATGCTGAGCGCGGTGCTGGGCGGGCTGGGGATTGGGGTGATCCAGGCGGTGATGCCCGGCATCATCAAGCACCACTTTCTCAAGCGGATGGCGTTGGTGGCCGGCCTGTGGTCGGCGGCGCTGATGGGCGGCGGCGGACTGGGGGCCGCGATAACGCCGTGGCTGATGAGCGCCGGGCATGACTGGCACGGCGCACTGGCCTGGTGGGCCGCACCGGCTCTGATGGCGTTGATCGCCTGGTGGCCGGTCAGCCGTGGGTTGGCTCGCCTTGCGCCATCCGGCGCTTCTGCCGGCCCGAGCCTGCTGTTCAGTCGCCGCGCCTGGCTGCTGGGCGCTTATTTTGGTTTGATCAACGGCGGTTATACCAGCCTGATCGCCTGGTTGCCGCCGTATTACATGCAGCTCGGCTGGCAGCCGCAGGCCAGCGGAACGCTGCTGGCGCTGATGACCTTCGGCCAGGTGATTGGCGCGCTGTTGCTGCCAGCGGTGGCGCGGGCACAGGATCGTCGGCCGCTGTTATTGTTGGCGCTGGTGATGCAACTGATCGGTTTTATCGGCCTGATTTACCTGCCGCAGACGCTGCCGTGGCTGTGGGTACTGATCGCCGGTCTGGGGCTGGGCGGCGCCTTCCCGCTGTGCCTGGTGCTGGCGCTCGATCATATCCCGCACCCGGCGGCGGCGGGGCGGTTAGTGGCGTTTATGCAGGGCATCGGTTTTCTGCTGGCGGGGATGACGCCGTATCTTTCCGGCCTGCTGCGCGACTACAGCGGCGGCTTTACGCTGGACTGGCAAATCCATGCGCTGCTGGTGGTGGTGTTGATCGCCATCACCGGGCGTTTTCATCCGCGCAGCTACCGGCAGGCATGTAGCGAATAA